A single Streptomyces sp. Edi2 DNA region contains:
- a CDS encoding WYL domain-containing protein has protein sequence MRAARLIRMVLLPQTRPSMTAAELARELEVSERTVARDVLSLSEAGVPVYADRGRAGGYRLIGGYRTRLTGLGRSEAEALFLSGVPSALREMGLADAASAARLKVSAALLPELRDAATGAAQRFHLDAPGWYQEPETPALLPRIADAVWDDRRITARYLRKDTEVERELEPYGLVLKAGVWYLAARTQGDYRDYRDYRVYRVDRFTAVAPAGSGNASGADDANDANDAGGRFARDVSFDLPEFWAQRAAQFARSILHEEVVLRLSPQGVRQLPYVTERAAAREAIERAQTADGLDEHGRLTVTLAVESAEVAYAQLLALGPEGDILAPPELRERFASAARRMAALYAERDGAGAGPDGGGP, from the coding sequence ATGCGTGCTGCCCGGCTGATCAGGATGGTGTTGCTGCCCCAGACGCGGCCGTCAATGACGGCCGCCGAGCTGGCGCGAGAGCTGGAGGTCTCCGAGCGTACGGTCGCCCGCGACGTCCTCTCGCTCTCCGAGGCCGGGGTGCCCGTCTACGCGGACCGCGGCCGGGCCGGCGGCTACCGCCTCATAGGCGGCTACCGCACGCGGCTCACCGGCCTCGGCCGCAGCGAGGCGGAAGCCCTCTTCCTGTCCGGAGTGCCCTCCGCCCTGCGCGAGATGGGCCTGGCCGACGCCGCGTCCGCCGCCCGGCTGAAGGTCTCCGCCGCCCTGCTGCCCGAGCTGCGGGACGCCGCGACCGGTGCCGCCCAGCGCTTTCACCTCGACGCCCCGGGCTGGTATCAGGAGCCCGAGACGCCCGCCCTGCTCCCCAGGATCGCCGACGCAGTCTGGGACGACCGCCGGATCACCGCCCGCTACCTCCGCAAGGACACAGAGGTGGAGCGGGAGTTGGAGCCGTACGGCCTGGTGCTGAAGGCGGGCGTCTGGTACCTGGCGGCGCGTACGCAGGGCGACTACCGCGACTACCGCGACTACCGCGTCTACCGTGTCGACCGGTTCACCGCCGTGGCGCCCGCCGGGAGCGGCAACGCCTCCGGGGCCGACGACGCCAATGACGCCAACGATGCCGGCGGGCGGTTCGCCCGTGATGTGTCCTTCGACCTCCCGGAGTTCTGGGCACAGCGGGCGGCCCAGTTCGCCCGGTCGATCCTGCACGAGGAGGTGGTGCTGCGGCTGTCCCCGCAGGGCGTCAGGCAGCTGCCGTACGTCACCGAACGCGCCGCGGCCCGCGAGGCGATCGAACGGGCGCAGACCGCGGACGGCCTCGATGAGCACGGCCGGCTGACGGTGACCCTCGCCGTGGAGTCCGCCGAGGTCGCCTACGCCCAGTTGCTGGCGCTCGGCCCGGAGGGCGACATCCTCGCGCCCCCCGAGCTACGTGAACGCTTCGCCTCGGCCGCCCGCCGAATGGCCGCGCTGTACGCGGAGAGGGACGGGGCAGGAGCCGGACCGGACGGCGGCGGACCGTGA
- a CDS encoding DUF4240 domain-containing protein, with the protein MDETEFWELIDGSREAAAGDPEEQADVLVERLLGLDPDAVVDFARHFEARYNRAYSWDLWAAASVLLGGAGDDAFDYFRCWLIGQGREVFEGALHDPDQLAELLDDFDEAVDGDAEELGYAADEAYEQLTGGVMPDLGLPAPPREPVGTYLDFDDDRGMAERFPTLWDRFRP; encoded by the coding sequence ATGGACGAGACGGAGTTCTGGGAACTGATCGACGGTTCCCGCGAGGCCGCCGCGGGCGACCCGGAGGAGCAGGCCGACGTGCTGGTCGAGCGGCTCCTCGGGCTCGACCCGGATGCCGTCGTGGACTTCGCCCGCCACTTCGAGGCCCGCTACAACCGGGCGTACTCCTGGGATCTGTGGGCCGCGGCCTCGGTGCTGCTGGGCGGCGCCGGCGACGACGCCTTCGACTACTTCCGCTGCTGGCTGATCGGCCAGGGCCGGGAGGTCTTCGAGGGCGCGCTGCACGACCCCGACCAGCTCGCCGAGCTGCTGGACGACTTCGACGAGGCGGTGGACGGCGACGCCGAGGAGCTGGGCTATGCGGCCGACGAGGCGTACGAGCAGCTGACCGGCGGGGTGATGCCGGACCTGGGACTGCCCGCGCCGCCCCGTGAACCGGTCGGCACGTACCTGGACTTCGACGACGACCGGGGCATGGCGGAGCGCTTTCCCACCCTCTGGGACCGTTTCAGGCCGTAG
- a CDS encoding SDR family oxidoreductase, protein MTEQRELAGRVALVAGATRGAGRAMAVELGRAGALVYVTGRTTRERVSEVGRATETIEQTAELVSAAGGTGIAVPTDHLDPAQVKALTERIDREQGRLDVLVNSVWGGDRLIEFHTKLWDLDLENGLRMFRLGIDTHVITSHYALPLLIRRPGGLVVEVTDGTATFNRTYRDNLCFDLTKNAPHRIAFGLAAELKEHGGTAVSLTPGFLRSEEMLDHFGVTEENWRDAVAEEPHFAIAESPALIARGVRALAADPAKERWSGQSLSSGQLAKEYDFTDADGSRPDCFGYFEEVVFGGKEGSAGDYR, encoded by the coding sequence ATGACGGAACAGCGGGAACTGGCGGGACGGGTGGCGCTGGTGGCCGGGGCGACCCGCGGGGCCGGGCGGGCGATGGCGGTCGAGCTGGGGCGGGCCGGTGCCCTGGTGTACGTGACGGGACGGACGACCCGGGAACGCGTCAGCGAGGTCGGCCGGGCCACGGAGACGATCGAGCAGACCGCGGAGCTGGTGAGCGCGGCGGGCGGCACCGGTATCGCCGTACCGACCGACCACCTGGACCCGGCGCAGGTCAAGGCGCTGACCGAGCGCATCGACCGGGAACAGGGGCGACTGGACGTACTGGTCAACAGCGTCTGGGGCGGCGACCGGCTGATCGAGTTCCACACCAAGCTGTGGGACCTCGACCTGGAGAACGGGCTGCGGATGTTCCGCCTCGGCATCGACACCCACGTCATCACCAGCCATTACGCCCTGCCCCTGCTGATCAGGCGGCCCGGCGGTCTGGTGGTCGAGGTCACCGACGGCACCGCCACCTTCAACCGCACCTACCGGGACAACCTCTGCTTCGACCTCACCAAGAACGCGCCGCACCGCATCGCCTTCGGTCTCGCCGCCGAACTGAAGGAACACGGCGGCACGGCGGTCTCGCTCACCCCCGGCTTCCTCCGCTCCGAGGAGATGCTCGACCACTTCGGGGTGACGGAGGAGAACTGGCGCGACGCGGTGGCCGAGGAGCCGCACTTCGCCATCGCCGAATCGCCGGCCCTGATCGCCCGCGGTGTACGGGCCCTCGCCGCCGACCCGGCCAAAGAGCGCTGGAGCGGTCAGTCGCTCTCCAGCGGGCAGCTGGCGAAGGAGTACGACTTCACCGACGCGGATGGCTCGCGGCCCGACTGCTTCGGTTACTTCGAGGAGGTCGTCTTCGGCGGGAAGGAGGGGAGTGCTGGTGACTATCGATGA
- the lpdA gene encoding dihydrolipoyl dehydrogenase, translated as MANDASTVFDLVILGGGSGGYAAALRGAQLGLDVALIEKGKVGGTCLHNGCIPTKALLHAGEIADQARESEQFGVKATFEGIDIEAVHKYKDEVISGLYKGLQGLIASRKVTYIEGEGRLSSPTSVDVNGQRVQGRHVLLATGSVPKSLPGLEIDGNRIISSDHALTLDRVPKSAIVLGGGVIGVEFASAWKSFGTDVTIIEGLKHLVPVEDENSSKLLERAFRKRGIKFNLGTFFDKAEYTADGVQVTLADGKTFEAEVLLVAIGRGPVSAGLGYEEQGVATDRGYVLVDEYMQTNVPTISAVGDLVPTLQLAHVGFAEGMLVAERLAGEKTVPIDYDGVPRVTYCHPEVASVGITEAKAKELYGADKVVALKYNLAGNGKSKILKTTGEIKLVQVKDGAVVGVHMVGDRMGEQVGEAQLVYNWEALPAEVAQLVHAHPTQNEALGEAHLALAGKPLHSHD; from the coding sequence GTGGCGAACGACGCCAGCACCGTTTTCGACCTAGTGATCCTCGGAGGCGGTAGCGGTGGTTACGCCGCTGCCCTGCGCGGGGCGCAGCTGGGCCTGGACGTCGCCCTGATCGAGAAGGGCAAGGTCGGCGGTACCTGCCTGCACAACGGCTGCATCCCCACCAAGGCTCTGCTGCACGCCGGTGAGATCGCCGACCAGGCTCGCGAGAGCGAGCAGTTCGGTGTCAAGGCCACCTTCGAGGGCATCGACATCGAGGCGGTCCACAAGTACAAGGACGAGGTCATCTCGGGCCTGTACAAGGGCCTGCAGGGCCTGATCGCCTCCCGCAAGGTGACGTACATCGAGGGCGAGGGCCGGCTGTCCTCCCCGACCTCCGTCGATGTGAACGGCCAGCGTGTCCAGGGCCGTCACGTCCTGCTGGCGACCGGCTCCGTGCCGAAGTCGCTGCCGGGCCTGGAGATCGACGGCAACCGCATCATCTCCTCGGACCACGCGCTCACGCTGGACCGCGTGCCGAAGTCCGCGATCGTGCTGGGCGGCGGCGTCATCGGCGTCGAGTTCGCCTCCGCGTGGAAGTCCTTCGGCACCGACGTGACCATCATCGAGGGCCTCAAGCACCTCGTCCCGGTCGAGGACGAGAACAGCTCCAAGCTGCTGGAGCGGGCCTTCCGCAAGCGGGGCATCAAGTTCAACCTCGGCACCTTCTTCGACAAGGCCGAGTACACCGCCGACGGCGTGCAGGTCACCCTCGCCGACGGCAAGACCTTCGAGGCCGAGGTGCTGCTGGTCGCGATCGGCCGCGGGCCGGTCTCGGCGGGCCTGGGCTACGAGGAGCAGGGCGTCGCGACGGACCGCGGCTACGTCCTCGTCGACGAGTACATGCAGACCAACGTGCCGACCATCTCGGCCGTCGGTGACCTCGTTCCCACCCTCCAGCTCGCGCACGTCGGCTTCGCCGAGGGCATGCTGGTGGCGGAGCGGCTGGCCGGTGAGAAGACCGTGCCGATCGACTACGACGGCGTGCCGCGCGTCACGTACTGCCACCCCGAGGTCGCTTCGGTGGGCATCACCGAAGCCAAGGCCAAGGAGCTGTACGGCGCCGACAAGGTCGTCGCTCTCAAGTACAACCTCGCGGGCAACGGCAAGAGCAAGATCCTGAAGACCACGGGCGAGATCAAGCTCGTCCAGGTCAAGGACGGTGCCGTGGTCGGCGTCCACATGGTCGGTGACCGTATGGGCGAGCAGGTCGGTGAGGCCCAGCTGGTCTACAACTGGGAGGCCCTGCCGGCCGAGGTTGCGCAGCTCGTACACGCGCACCCGACGCAGAACGAGGCCCTCGGCGAGGCCCACCTGGCCCTGGCCGGCAAGCCTCTCCACTCCCACGACTGA
- the sucB gene encoding 2-oxoglutarate dehydrogenase, E2 component, dihydrolipoamide succinyltransferase encodes MAVSVTLPALGESVTEGTVTRWLKAEGERVEADEPLLEVSTDKVDTEIPAPAAGILSAIKVAEDETVEVGAELALIDDGSGAPAAEAAPAAAEAPAAEPQPEPAAAPAPAAEAPAPAAAPAGGAEGTDVVLPALGESVTEGTVTRWLKEVGEEVQADEPLLEVSTDKVDTEIPAPASGTLLEIVVGEDETAEVGAKLAVIGAAGAAPAAAPAPAAPAPAAAPEPTPAPAPEPAPAPAPAAAAPAPAPAPAPAAPAPKPAAAPAPAPAAGEGDGAYVTPLVRKLAAENGVDLSTVKGTGVGGRIRKQDVIAAAEAAKAAAPAPAAAPAAASKAPVIEASPLRGQTVKMPRMRKVIGDNMMKALHGQAQLTSVVEVDITAIMRMRNKAKDGFAQREGVKLSPMPFFVKAAVQALKAHPVVNARINEDEGTITYFDTENVGIAVDADKGLMTPVIKDAGDLNIAGIARKTADLAGKVRANKITPDELSGATFTISNTGSRGALFDTVIVPPNQVGILGIGATVKRPVVINHPDLGETIAVRDMTYLALSYDHRLVDGADAARYLTTVKQILEAAEFETEIGL; translated from the coding sequence ATGGCGGTTTCCGTAACCCTGCCGGCGCTCGGCGAGAGCGTCACCGAGGGCACCGTCACTCGCTGGCTCAAGGCCGAGGGTGAGCGCGTCGAGGCCGACGAGCCGCTGCTCGAGGTGTCGACCGACAAGGTCGACACCGAGATCCCGGCCCCGGCCGCCGGCATCCTGTCCGCCATCAAGGTGGCCGAGGACGAGACCGTGGAGGTCGGCGCCGAGCTGGCCCTCATCGACGACGGCAGCGGTGCGCCCGCGGCCGAGGCGGCCCCGGCCGCCGCCGAGGCGCCCGCGGCCGAGCCGCAGCCCGAGCCGGCCGCGGCTCCGGCTCCGGCCGCCGAGGCCCCCGCCCCCGCCGCTGCCCCCGCGGGCGGCGCCGAGGGCACGGACGTCGTCCTCCCCGCGCTCGGCGAGAGCGTCACCGAGGGCACCGTCACCCGCTGGCTGAAGGAGGTCGGCGAGGAGGTCCAGGCCGACGAGCCGCTGCTGGAGGTCTCCACCGACAAGGTCGACACCGAGATCCCGGCCCCGGCTTCCGGCACCCTGCTGGAGATCGTCGTCGGTGAGGACGAGACCGCCGAGGTCGGCGCCAAGCTCGCCGTCATCGGTGCGGCCGGCGCCGCTCCGGCCGCCGCCCCGGCCCCCGCCGCTCCGGCCCCGGCCGCCGCTCCTGAGCCCACCCCGGCACCGGCCCCCGAGCCGGCTCCGGCGCCCGCTCCGGCCGCTGCCGCCCCGGCGCCCGCCCCGGCTCCGGCTCCGGCCGCTCCGGCTCCCAAGCCGGCCGCTGCCCCCGCCCCGGCCCCGGCCGCCGGTGAGGGCGACGGCGCCTACGTCACCCCGCTGGTGCGCAAGCTCGCCGCGGAGAACGGCGTCGACCTTTCCACGGTCAAGGGCACCGGTGTCGGTGGCCGGATCCGCAAGCAGGACGTCATCGCCGCCGCCGAGGCCGCCAAGGCCGCCGCGCCGGCTCCGGCCGCCGCCCCGGCCGCCGCCTCCAAGGCCCCGGTCATCGAGGCGTCCCCGCTGCGCGGCCAGACCGTCAAGATGCCGCGGATGCGCAAGGTCATCGGCGACAACATGATGAAGGCCCTGCACGGCCAGGCGCAGCTGACCTCCGTGGTCGAGGTGGACATCACCGCGATCATGCGGATGCGCAACAAGGCCAAGGACGGGTTCGCGCAGCGTGAGGGCGTCAAGCTCTCGCCGATGCCGTTCTTCGTCAAGGCCGCGGTCCAGGCGCTGAAGGCCCACCCGGTCGTCAACGCCCGGATCAACGAGGACGAGGGCACCATCACCTACTTCGACACCGAGAACGTCGGTATCGCGGTGGACGCGGACAAGGGCCTGATGACCCCGGTCATCAAGGACGCCGGTGACCTCAACATCGCCGGTATCGCCCGCAAGACGGCGGACCTGGCGGGCAAGGTCCGCGCGAACAAGATCACGCCGGACGAGCTGTCCGGTGCGACCTTCACCATCAGCAACACCGGTTCGCGCGGCGCCCTGTTCGACACCGTCATCGTGCCCCCGAACCAGGTCGGCATCCTGGGCATCGGTGCGACCGTCAAGCGTCCGGTGGTCATCAACCACCCGGACCTCGGCGAGACCATCGCGGTGCGCGACATGACCTACCTGGCGCTCTCCTACGACCACCGTCTGGTGGACGGCGCGGACGCCGCCCGCTACCTGACCACGGTCAAGCAGATCCTGGAGGCCGCCGAGTTCGAGACCGAGATCGGTCTCTGA
- a CDS encoding TIGR01777 family oxidoreductase, with the protein MRIAITGSSGLIGTALVRSLRAGGHDVVRLVRRAPTAADEVRWDPGRQEVDTAGLAGCGAVVHLAGAGVGDHRWTAAYKQEIRDSRVLGTRALASALAAMDTPPGVLVCGSAIGYYGDTGDRRTDESAPAGHGFLPEVCVAWEDAAKPAEEAGIRTVFARTGLVVARSGGAWGRLFPLFRLGLGGRLGDGSQYWSFISLEDHVRALGHLIDTEGLAGPVNLTAPEPVTNREVTAVMGRVLGRPTLLTVPAPVLRAALGEFAGDVLGSQRVIPRRLLDSGFGFAHPRIIEAVRAA; encoded by the coding sequence ATGCGGATCGCGATCACCGGCTCGTCCGGACTCATCGGCACGGCGCTCGTACGGTCCCTGCGCGCGGGAGGCCATGACGTCGTGCGGCTCGTACGGCGTGCGCCCACGGCCGCCGACGAGGTGCGCTGGGACCCCGGGCGCCAGGAGGTCGACACCGCCGGGCTGGCCGGCTGCGGGGCCGTCGTCCACCTGGCCGGCGCCGGGGTCGGCGACCACCGCTGGACGGCCGCCTACAAGCAGGAGATCCGTGACAGCCGGGTCCTGGGCACCCGGGCCCTCGCCTCGGCCCTCGCCGCCATGGACACCCCGCCGGGAGTCTTGGTGTGCGGCAGCGCGATCGGCTACTACGGCGACACCGGCGACCGGCGCACGGACGAGAGCGCACCGGCCGGCCACGGGTTCCTGCCGGAGGTCTGTGTGGCCTGGGAGGACGCCGCGAAGCCGGCCGAGGAGGCGGGCATCCGTACCGTCTTCGCCCGCACCGGTCTGGTCGTGGCACGCTCCGGCGGCGCCTGGGGCCGGCTCTTCCCCCTCTTCCGGCTCGGTCTGGGCGGCCGGCTCGGCGACGGCAGCCAGTACTGGAGCTTCATCTCCCTGGAGGACCACGTCAGGGCGCTGGGCCACCTCATCGACACCGAGGGCCTGGCCGGTCCGGTCAACCTCACGGCCCCGGAGCCGGTCACCAACCGCGAGGTCACCGCCGTGATGGGCCGTGTCCTGGGCCGGCCCACGCTGCTCACCGTGCCAGCGCCGGTCCTGCGGGCCGCCCTGGGCGAGTTCGCCGGCGATGTGCTGGGCAGTCAGCGGGTCATTCCGCGGCGGCTGCTGGACTCCGGGTTCGGGTTCGCCCATCCGCGCATCATCGAGGCGGTCCGGGCCGCGTAG
- a CDS encoding GntR family transcriptional regulator translates to MTPPVVHSLREQIREHILEGIVSGRWQPGERIVERRIAVELEVSQTPVREALRELESLQLIESAPNKGVRVRNLTADDLKESYPVRAGLEQVAAELAAGRLAEDTVALEREVAALREAELAGDGEAQVRHTVAFHREIVGAAGNAVLLHTWESLGIEVWTTLSIRWFSPEPRSHAQDHQEIVDAFRRRDPKIGALLKSHVLSCAPRV, encoded by the coding sequence ATGACCCCGCCCGTCGTCCATTCGCTGCGCGAGCAGATCCGCGAGCACATCCTCGAGGGGATCGTCAGCGGCCGCTGGCAGCCGGGCGAGCGGATCGTGGAGCGGCGGATCGCGGTGGAGCTGGAGGTCAGCCAGACACCCGTACGGGAGGCGCTGCGGGAGCTGGAGTCGCTGCAGCTGATCGAGTCGGCGCCGAACAAGGGCGTACGGGTACGGAATCTGACCGCGGACGACCTCAAGGAGAGCTATCCGGTGCGGGCCGGGCTGGAGCAGGTGGCCGCCGAGCTGGCCGCCGGGCGGCTGGCCGAGGACACCGTGGCGCTGGAGCGCGAGGTGGCGGCGCTGCGCGAGGCGGAACTGGCCGGTGACGGGGAGGCGCAGGTGCGGCACACGGTGGCCTTCCACCGGGAGATCGTGGGGGCTGCCGGGAACGCCGTCCTGCTGCACACCTGGGAGTCGCTGGGCATCGAGGTCTGGACGACGCTGTCGATCCGCTGGTTCAGCCCGGAGCCGCGCTCGCACGCCCAGGACCACCAGGAGATCGTGGACGCGTTCCGGCGGCGCGACCCGAAGATCGGCGCCTTGCTCAAGTCACACGTGCTGAGCTGCGCACCCCGGGTCTGA
- the aceE gene encoding pyruvate dehydrogenase (acetyl-transferring), homodimeric type, protein MPDPVRLPYSQLDQLPDRDPEETAEWRESLDAVTEAAGPQRAAYLMRRALEHTARTEGTALPSLLETDYVNTIPTSAEPAFPGDEAMEARITAWNRWNAAAMVTRGSALGLGGHIATFASAAWLYETGFQHFFRGKEGDGSGDQLYIQGHASPGVYARAFLEGRLTEDHLDHFRQETGGEGLPSYPHPRRLPWLWEFPTVSMGLGPLSAIYQARFNRYLDHRGIKDTANSHVWAFLGDGEMDEPESTAALALAGREGLDNLTFVINCNLQRLDGPVRPNFKIVQELEAQFRAAGWNVVKSLWGQAWDEIFALDTDGALIRRLGETPDAQFQTYATRDAAYLREHFFGANESLQALARELTDAKLLELFQTSRAGHEPRKVYAAYKAAVEHQGAPTVILAQTVKGYTLGAGFESRNANHQMKKLTMAEFRTMRDALELPIPDSALEGDQVPYWRPADDSPEMVYLRERRAALDGPAPARKVVAKPLPMPADKAFDALKKGSGSQEIATTMAFVRLIKDLMRDKETGKRWVPIVPDEARTFGMESLFPTAGLYSPKGATYDPVDRDQLLWYKEAKDGQILNEGITEAGSLADFTAAATSYATHGEPMIPFYIFYSMFGWQRTADQFWALADQLGRGFVIGATAGRTTMTGEGLQHADGHSHLIASTNPAALSYDPAFAYEVAVIVKDGLRRMYGPDAEDVFYYLTVYNETKVQPAMPEGVEEGILKGLYRFNEGTKPQADSPQLQLLASGTAIHWALEAQQLLADDWGVAADVWSAPSWTELRRDALECDAARLEGEDRIPYVTRALAGAPGPVVAVSDWMRAVPDQIAPWVEQDWTSIGTDGFGLSDTREAARRHFGVDPQSVVVQALAALARRGQVKPEAVKEARERYGL, encoded by the coding sequence ATGCCCGATCCCGTGCGCCTGCCGTACAGCCAGCTCGACCAGCTCCCGGACCGCGACCCCGAGGAGACCGCCGAGTGGCGCGAGTCGCTTGACGCCGTCACCGAGGCGGCGGGCCCCCAGCGCGCCGCGTACCTGATGCGCCGCGCCCTGGAGCACACCGCGCGCACCGAAGGCACCGCCCTGCCGTCCCTCCTGGAGACGGACTACGTCAACACCATCCCGACCTCCGCCGAGCCCGCCTTCCCCGGCGACGAGGCGATGGAGGCCAGGATCACGGCCTGGAACCGCTGGAACGCCGCCGCGATGGTCACCCGCGGCTCCGCCCTGGGCCTCGGCGGCCACATCGCCACCTTCGCCTCCGCCGCCTGGCTCTACGAGACCGGCTTCCAGCACTTCTTCCGCGGCAAGGAAGGGGACGGGAGCGGCGACCAGCTCTACATCCAGGGCCACGCCTCCCCCGGCGTCTACGCCCGCGCCTTCCTCGAAGGCCGCCTCACCGAGGACCACCTCGACCACTTCCGCCAGGAGACCGGCGGCGAGGGCCTGCCCTCCTACCCGCACCCGCGGCGGCTGCCCTGGCTGTGGGAGTTCCCCACCGTCTCCATGGGCCTGGGCCCGCTCTCCGCCATCTACCAGGCGCGCTTCAACCGCTACCTGGACCACCGCGGCATCAAGGACACCGCGAACTCCCACGTCTGGGCCTTCCTGGGCGACGGCGAGATGGACGAGCCCGAGTCGACCGCCGCACTGGCGCTGGCCGGCCGCGAGGGCCTGGACAACCTGACCTTCGTCATCAACTGCAACCTGCAGCGCCTCGACGGCCCCGTCCGCCCCAACTTCAAGATCGTGCAGGAGCTGGAGGCCCAGTTCCGCGCGGCCGGCTGGAACGTCGTCAAGTCCCTGTGGGGCCAGGCCTGGGACGAGATCTTCGCGCTCGACACCGACGGCGCCCTGATCCGCCGCCTCGGCGAGACCCCCGACGCACAGTTCCAGACGTACGCCACCCGCGACGCCGCCTACCTGCGCGAACACTTCTTCGGCGCCAACGAGTCCCTGCAGGCCCTGGCCCGCGAGCTGACCGACGCCAAGCTGCTGGAGCTGTTCCAGACCTCCCGGGCCGGCCACGAGCCGCGCAAGGTGTACGCCGCCTACAAGGCCGCCGTCGAGCACCAGGGCGCGCCGACCGTCATCCTGGCGCAGACCGTCAAGGGCTACACCCTCGGGGCGGGCTTCGAGTCCCGCAACGCCAACCACCAGATGAAGAAGCTCACCATGGCGGAGTTCCGCACCATGCGTGACGCCCTCGAACTCCCCATCCCGGACAGCGCGCTGGAGGGCGACCAGGTGCCGTACTGGCGCCCCGCCGACGACTCCCCCGAGATGGTCTACCTGCGCGAACGCCGCGCCGCCCTCGACGGCCCGGCCCCCGCCCGCAAGGTCGTCGCCAAGCCGCTTCCGATGCCCGCCGACAAGGCCTTCGACGCCCTGAAGAAGGGCTCCGGCAGCCAGGAGATCGCCACCACCATGGCGTTCGTCCGGCTGATCAAGGACTTGATGCGGGACAAGGAGACCGGCAAGCGCTGGGTCCCGATCGTCCCCGACGAGGCCCGCACCTTCGGTATGGAATCGCTCTTCCCGACCGCCGGCCTCTACTCCCCCAAGGGCGCGACCTACGACCCGGTCGACCGTGACCAGCTCCTTTGGTACAAGGAAGCCAAGGACGGCCAGATCCTCAACGAGGGCATCACCGAGGCCGGCTCGCTCGCCGACTTCACCGCCGCCGCGACCTCGTACGCGACGCACGGCGAGCCGATGATCCCCTTCTACATCTTCTACTCGATGTTCGGCTGGCAGCGCACCGCCGACCAGTTCTGGGCGCTGGCCGACCAGTTGGGCCGCGGCTTCGTCATCGGCGCCACCGCCGGCCGTACGACGATGACCGGCGAGGGCCTGCAGCACGCCGACGGCCACTCGCACCTGATCGCCTCCACCAACCCGGCGGCGCTCTCCTACGACCCGGCTTTCGCCTACGAGGTCGCGGTCATCGTCAAGGACGGCCTGCGCCGGATGTACGGCCCGGACGCCGAGGACGTCTTCTACTACCTCACGGTCTACAACGAGACCAAGGTCCAGCCGGCCATGCCGGAGGGCGTCGAGGAGGGCATCCTCAAGGGCCTGTACCGCTTCAACGAAGGCACCAAGCCCCAGGCCGACAGCCCGCAGCTCCAGCTGCTGGCCTCCGGCACCGCCATCCACTGGGCCCTGGAGGCACAGCAGCTGCTGGCCGACGACTGGGGCGTGGCGGCGGACGTGTGGTCGGCCCCGTCCTGGACGGAGCTGCGCCGCGACGCCCTGGAGTGCGATGCCGCCCGTCTGGAGGGCGAGGACCGCATCCCGTACGTCACCCGTGCGCTGGCCGGCGCCCCCGGCCCGGTCGTCGCGGTCAGCGACTGGATGCGTGCGGTCCCCGACCAGATCGCCCCCTGGGTCGAGCAGGACTGGACCTCCATCGGCACCGACGGCTTCGGCCTGTCCGACACCCGCGAGGCGGCCCGTCGCCACTTCGGCGTCGACCCGCAGTCGGTGGTCGTCCAGGCGCTCGCCGCCCTGGCCCGTCGCGGCCAGGTCAAGCCGGAGGCGGTCAAGGAGGCCAGGGAGCGCTACGGCCTGTGA